Sequence from the Lysobacter capsici genome:
CGCCGGTTTTCTACGGGCGCGACGTCGAGGCCGCGTTCGACTTCGTCTCAGGGTTCTCCACCGTCAGCGGCCGGCTCGCAGGTCTCGATGCCAGCGAACGCGCGAACGCGGTGGCTCGCCTGCGCCAGCTGTTGGCCGAACATCAGCGCGCCGATGGCGTGTGGTTCGACTCGCGCGCGTGGATCGTGACGGCGCAGCGCGGATAGCGAATCTCGCATCCAGGGCGCGCAGCGGAGATTACCGTCGTTGCCGCCGCGATGGCGGCGGCCTGCAAGCGACTTTCATCGACAACCGGTCTTCAGTCCGCTTCAGGGCGACCGAAGCTCAGGCCGCGGCGTCCTCGACCCCGCGTTCGCCACCGCCGCGAGCATGCGACCACGTCAGGATCGCCTCGAACACCGGCTTGAGCCGACGCGCGTCCTCGGTGATCTGATACTCCACGCGCGGCGGGATCTCGGGATACACCGTTCTGCGCACCATGCCGTCGTTCTCCAGCTCGCGCAATTGCTGAGTGAGCATGTGCTGAGTGACGCCGGGAATCGCCCGTCGCAGTTCGTTGAAGCGATGCACGCGCTGGATCAACAGCCAGAGGATTTCCAGCTTCCATTTGCCGGCGAACACGGCGCAGGCCGCGCGGATTTCCGCGTGCGCTTCGTCGATGCCTTCGGGGTTGGCGGTGCACGATTCGACGGTATGGTCGGGCATACTTAGTCCGGAAAATCATCCTTCTTGTGACGATCACTATACGCCAATAGATTGCATGGCAAGCAAAAACGCCTGCGATTGCAGGGGTTTTCGCCTCCTTCCCTTTCCCCTGGCGAACCGTCCATGAATATCCTGCACATCGATTCGAGCATCCTCGAAGACCAGTCCGTCAGCCGCAAACTGTCGGCGGCGATCGTGGCCAAACTCATCGCGCTGGAACCCGCCGCGAGCGTGGTGTATCGCGATCTCAACCGCTCCCCGCTGCCGCAACTGTCCACCGCCAA
This genomic interval carries:
- a CDS encoding winged helix-turn-helix transcriptional regulator encodes the protein MPDHTVESCTANPEGIDEAHAEIRAACAVFAGKWKLEILWLLIQRVHRFNELRRAIPGVTQHMLTQQLRELENDGMVRRTVYPEIPPRVEYQITEDARRLKPVFEAILTWSHARGGGERGVEDAAA